A single region of the Frankiaceae bacterium genome encodes:
- a CDS encoding HAD family phosphatase has product MTVKAVLFDMDGVIRHWDEEGARAGEEAAGLPPGSVERVAYTIPEFWQTQVGEVTARQWADAVGRALVEEHGPGADLAADVYFGYAGRIDAEMVSLVAAVRERTTVALLSNATDQLREHLAHHDLVDAFDVVFCSAEIGVAKPDVAIYRHAAKVLGVTEAECFFTDDRPENVDGARAAGMHAEVFTGREPLVECLRALGVDVP; this is encoded by the coding sequence ATGACGGTCAAGGCCGTGCTGTTCGACATGGACGGCGTGATCAGGCACTGGGACGAAGAGGGGGCGCGGGCCGGCGAGGAGGCCGCGGGGCTGCCCCCTGGCTCGGTCGAGCGGGTGGCGTACACGATCCCGGAGTTCTGGCAGACGCAGGTCGGCGAGGTCACCGCGCGGCAGTGGGCCGACGCGGTTGGCCGCGCACTGGTCGAGGAGCACGGGCCGGGCGCGGACCTCGCGGCAGACGTCTACTTCGGGTACGCCGGGCGCATCGACGCCGAGATGGTGTCGCTCGTCGCCGCCGTCCGCGAACGCACCACCGTCGCGCTGCTCTCCAACGCCACCGACCAGCTCCGCGAGCACCTCGCGCACCACGACCTCGTGGACGCGTTCGACGTGGTGTTCTGCTCGGCGGAGATCGGCGTCGCGAAGCCGGACGTCGCGATCTACCGGCACGCCGCGAAGGTCCTCGGCGTGACCGAGGCGGAGTGCTTCTTCACCGACGACCGCCCGGAGAACGTCGACGGCGCGCGCGCCGCGGGCATGCACGCGGAGGTCTTCACCGGGCGCGAGCCGCTGGTGGAGTGCCTGCGCGCGCTCGGCGTGGACGTGCCGTAG
- a CDS encoding CoA-binding protein, whose translation MRTDDETARKVLAESRTWAVVGASDDPWRSSYGVAELLIERGYDVVPVNPNHSRVLGLTCYPSLADVPRPVDVVDLFRRSELAGVHVDEAIAIGAKAVWTQLAVFPDPASLERARAAGLTVVLNRCPAQDLPRFFGAA comes from the coding sequence GTGCGGACGGACGACGAGACCGCGCGGAAGGTGCTGGCGGAGAGCCGTACCTGGGCGGTCGTGGGCGCGTCCGACGACCCGTGGCGGTCGTCGTACGGCGTCGCCGAGCTGCTCATCGAACGCGGCTACGACGTCGTCCCCGTCAACCCCAACCACTCGCGCGTCCTCGGCCTGACCTGCTACCCGTCGCTCGCGGACGTGCCGCGGCCGGTCGACGTCGTGGACCTGTTCCGCCGCTCCGAGCTGGCCGGCGTGCACGTCGACGAGGCGATCGCGATCGGCGCGAAGGCGGTGTGGACGCAGCTCGCGGTGTTCCCCGACCCGGCGTCGCTGGAACGCGCCCGCGCGGCCGGCCTGACCGTCGTCCTCAACCGCTGCCCGGCCCAGGACCTGCCGCGGTTCTTCGGCGCCGCCTAG
- a CDS encoding acyl-CoA dehydrogenase family protein, whose amino-acid sequence MVDIRLSDEQETFRKTVEQFARTVVAPRAEEMDESGEFPYDIVRQMGELGLFGLPFPEEYGGMGGDYFTLCLALEELARVDSSTAITLEAGVSLGAMPVYRFGTEEQKQEWLPMLCSAEALGAFGLTEPGGGSDAGATRTTAKVDSGHWVVNGTKCFITNSGTDITRLVTATAVTGEEFDGRKEISSILVPVPRDGFTVSKKYSKIGWHASDTREITFTDCRVPEENLLGERGRGYANFLSILDEGRIAISALGVGLAQGCVDESVKYSKEREAFGKPIAKYQAIAFKIADMEMRTHTARLAYYAAADRMLRGEPFKKEAAIAKLYSSEIAVTNAREAVQVHGGYGFINEYPVARFYRDCKILEIGEGTSEVQRILIARELGL is encoded by the coding sequence GTGGTCGACATCCGGCTCAGCGACGAGCAGGAGACGTTCCGCAAGACCGTCGAGCAGTTCGCGCGCACCGTCGTCGCGCCCCGCGCCGAGGAGATGGACGAGTCGGGGGAGTTCCCGTACGACATCGTCCGCCAGATGGGCGAGCTGGGGCTGTTCGGTCTGCCGTTCCCCGAGGAGTACGGCGGCATGGGCGGCGACTACTTCACGCTCTGCCTCGCGCTGGAGGAGCTGGCCCGCGTCGACTCGTCGACCGCGATCACGCTCGAAGCCGGCGTCTCCCTCGGCGCGATGCCGGTCTACCGCTTCGGCACCGAGGAGCAGAAGCAGGAGTGGCTGCCGATGCTGTGCAGCGCCGAGGCGCTGGGCGCGTTCGGCCTGACCGAGCCCGGCGGCGGCTCCGACGCCGGCGCGACGCGGACCACCGCCAAGGTCGACTCGGGGCACTGGGTCGTCAACGGCACCAAGTGCTTCATCACCAACTCCGGCACCGACATCACGCGCCTCGTCACGGCGACGGCCGTGACGGGCGAGGAGTTCGACGGCCGCAAGGAGATCTCGTCGATCCTCGTGCCCGTGCCGCGCGACGGCTTCACGGTGTCGAAGAAGTACTCGAAAATCGGCTGGCACGCGTCCGACACCCGCGAGATCACGTTCACCGACTGCCGCGTCCCGGAGGAGAACCTCCTCGGCGAGCGCGGCCGCGGCTACGCCAACTTCCTCTCGATCCTCGACGAGGGGCGCATCGCGATCAGCGCCCTCGGCGTCGGGCTCGCGCAGGGCTGCGTGGACGAGTCGGTCAAGTACTCGAAGGAGCGCGAGGCGTTCGGCAAGCCGATCGCCAAGTACCAGGCGATCGCGTTCAAGATCGCCGACATGGAGATGCGCACGCACACCGCGCGGCTCGCGTACTACGCCGCCGCCGACCGGATGCTGCGCGGCGAGCCGTTCAAGAAGGAGGCGGCGATCGCCAAGCTGTACTCCTCCGAGATCGCCGTCACCAACGCCCGCGAGGCAGTCCAGGTGCACGGCGGCTACGGCTTCATCAACGAGTACCCCGTCGCGCGCTTCTACCGCGACTGCAAGATCCTCGAGATCGGCGAGGGCACCAGCGAGGTGCAGCGCATCCTCATCGCGCGCGAGCTCGGCCTGTAG
- a CDS encoding GtrA family protein codes for MSLVRTVYDRFGVLIHEIAKFGIVGAFNAVLDIALFNVLHFQVGIGPLTSKTLAVTVAATSSYFMNRHWSFAHRARTGIRREYVLFIILSGIGLGIALTCLGFTRYVLGRTDPLSLNIAANVVGLVLGTLWRFWSFKRWVFLPATDPDLPSPVEAAITTTT; via the coding sequence GTGTCGCTCGTCCGCACCGTGTACGACCGCTTCGGTGTCCTGATCCACGAGATCGCCAAGTTCGGCATCGTCGGGGCGTTCAACGCCGTCCTCGACATCGCGCTGTTCAACGTCCTGCACTTCCAGGTCGGCATCGGCCCGCTGACGTCGAAGACGCTGGCCGTCACCGTCGCGGCGACGTCGTCGTACTTCATGAACAGGCACTGGTCGTTCGCCCACCGTGCGCGCACAGGGATCAGGCGTGAGTACGTGCTCTTCATCATCCTCAGCGGCATCGGCCTCGGCATCGCGCTGACCTGCCTCGGCTTCACCCGCTACGTCCTCGGCCGCACCGACCCGCTGTCGCTGAACATCGCCGCGAACGTCGTCGGCCTCGTCCTCGGGACCCTCTGGCGCTTCTGGTCGTTCAAGCGCTGGGTGTTCCTGCCGGCGACCGACCCCGACCTGCCCTCCCCCGTCGAAGCCGCGATCACGACGACGACGTAA
- a CDS encoding nitroreductase family deazaflavin-dependent oxidoreductase has protein sequence MALPPGWAESELYYVTTTGRRTGNPHEVEIWCVAHGGALYLMAGSGERSDTIRNARANPSVTVRVGGDTRPATAALVTDPAEDAAVRAAMVAKYETKPGELASWGATALPLRLELST, from the coding sequence ATGGCGCTGCCGCCTGGCTGGGCCGAGTCGGAGCTGTACTACGTCACGACGACCGGTCGGCGTACGGGCAACCCGCACGAGGTCGAGATCTGGTGCGTGGCGCACGGCGGCGCGCTGTACCTGATGGCGGGGTCGGGGGAGCGTTCGGACACGATCCGCAACGCCCGCGCCAACCCGTCCGTCACGGTCCGCGTGGGCGGCGACACGCGCCCTGCGACAGCGGCGCTCGTGACCGACCCCGCCGAGGACGCGGCGGTCCGCGCGGCGATGGTGGCGAAGTACGAGACGAAGCCCGGCGAGCTCGCGTCGTGGGGCGCGACGGCACTGCCGCTGCGGCTGGAGTTGAGTACCTGA
- a CDS encoding acyl-CoA carboxylase subunit beta gives MTETNVHGHPPLSELRETVAAGGHPKYHEANAAKGKLFARERLDLLLDEGSFVEDGQFANVMAGDLPADGVVTGTGLVAGRPVAVMANDSTVKAGSWGARTVEKIIRIIETAYRTGVPMVYLVDSAGARITDQVDLFPGRRGAGKIFHTQVRASGSIPQVCALFGPSAAGGAYIPAFCDIVVMVEGNASMYLGSPRMAEMVVGEKTTLEEMGGAKMHCSVSGCGTHLAKTEPEAIEVVKRHLSYLPSNYLGTPPSAEPREPKAIDLRALVPAEERKAFDMRRYVQGIVDEDSWYEIHALWARELVVGFGRLDGEVIGVVANNPMQKGGVLFVDSADKATKFIQLCDAFNVPLLFLSDVPGFMIGSAVERQGIIRHGAKMITAVSEATVPKVSVIVRKAYGAGLYAMAGPGFEPDACLALPTAMIAVMGPEAAVNAVYANKIAAIEDEAERDEYVRAKREEYETDIDVVRLASELVVDGIVEPEDLRAELIKRYAAYRAKDRSFSRRRHGVTPV, from the coding sequence GTGACTGAGACGAACGTCCACGGCCATCCCCCGCTGTCCGAGCTGCGCGAGACCGTCGCCGCCGGTGGGCACCCGAAGTACCACGAGGCGAACGCCGCGAAGGGCAAGCTCTTCGCGCGCGAGCGGCTCGACCTGCTGCTGGACGAGGGGTCGTTCGTCGAGGACGGGCAGTTCGCCAACGTCATGGCCGGCGACCTGCCCGCCGACGGCGTCGTCACCGGCACCGGCCTCGTCGCGGGCCGCCCCGTGGCCGTCATGGCGAACGACTCCACGGTCAAGGCCGGCTCGTGGGGCGCGCGGACCGTCGAGAAGATCATCCGGATCATCGAGACGGCGTACCGGACCGGCGTGCCGATGGTCTACCTCGTCGACTCCGCCGGCGCGCGCATCACCGACCAGGTCGACCTGTTCCCCGGCCGACGCGGCGCGGGCAAGATCTTCCACACGCAGGTGCGCGCCAGCGGGTCGATCCCCCAGGTCTGCGCGCTGTTCGGGCCGAGCGCGGCCGGCGGGGCGTACATCCCGGCGTTCTGCGACATCGTCGTCATGGTCGAGGGCAACGCCTCGATGTACCTCGGCAGCCCGCGCATGGCCGAGATGGTCGTCGGCGAGAAGACGACGCTCGAGGAGATGGGCGGCGCGAAGATGCACTGCTCCGTCTCCGGCTGCGGCACGCACCTCGCGAAGACCGAGCCCGAGGCCATCGAGGTCGTCAAGCGCCATTTGTCGTACCTGCCGTCGAACTACCTCGGCACGCCGCCCTCGGCGGAGCCGCGCGAGCCGAAGGCCATCGACCTGCGCGCGCTGGTGCCGGCCGAGGAGCGCAAGGCGTTCGACATGCGGCGCTACGTCCAGGGCATCGTCGACGAGGACTCCTGGTACGAGATCCACGCGCTCTGGGCGCGCGAGCTCGTCGTCGGCTTCGGCCGGCTCGACGGCGAGGTGATCGGCGTCGTCGCCAACAACCCGATGCAGAAGGGCGGCGTGCTCTTCGTCGACAGCGCGGACAAGGCGACGAAGTTCATCCAGCTCTGTGACGCGTTCAACGTGCCGCTGCTGTTCCTCTCCGACGTCCCCGGTTTCATGATCGGCTCGGCGGTCGAGCGGCAGGGCATCATCCGGCACGGCGCCAAGATGATCACCGCCGTCTCCGAGGCCACCGTGCCGAAGGTCTCGGTGATCGTGCGCAAGGCGTACGGCGCGGGCCTCTACGCCATGGCGGGGCCGGGCTTCGAGCCCGACGCCTGCCTCGCGCTGCCCACCGCGATGATCGCCGTCATGGGTCCGGAGGCGGCCGTCAACGCCGTCTACGCCAACAAGATCGCCGCCATCGAGGACGAGGCCGAGCGCGACGAGTACGTGCGCGCCAAGCGCGAGGAGTACGAGACCGACATCGACGTCGTACGCCTCGCCTCCGAGCTCGTCGTGGACGGCATCGTCGAGCCCGAGGACCTGCGCGCCGAGCTCATCAAGCGCTACGCGGCGTACCGCGCGAAGGACCGGTCGTTCTCGCGCCGCAGGCACGGCGTCACGCCGGTCTGA
- a CDS encoding cupin domain-containing protein gives MADLIAKSIDSPDETRKFAGHGWLDVVHLPGLQFGKATFQPGWRWSNDVKPIAGTDSCQVDHQGYVLSGRMGIRMDDGTEAEVGPGDVFVCPPGHDAWTIGDEDCIVVDFASGMGADYAKPAT, from the coding sequence ATGGCCGACCTGATTGCCAAGAGCATCGACTCGCCGGACGAGACGAGGAAGTTCGCGGGGCACGGCTGGCTCGACGTCGTGCATCTCCCTGGGCTCCAGTTCGGGAAGGCGACGTTCCAGCCGGGCTGGCGCTGGTCGAACGACGTCAAGCCGATCGCGGGCACCGACTCGTGCCAGGTCGACCACCAGGGCTACGTCCTGTCGGGACGCATGGGCATCCGGATGGACGACGGCACCGAGGCCGAGGTCGGCCCCGGCGACGTGTTCGTCTGCCCGCCGGGACACGACGCGTGGACGATCGGCGACGAGGACTGCATCGTGGTCGACTTCGCCAGCGGCATGGGCGCGGACTACGCGAAGCCCGCGACCTGA
- a CDS encoding FRG domain-containing protein: MEVVPEVRPETWTELLEVLAATDWPQVHGLRTQLVYRGLTSAGRPLRTSLSRLAAAPGDIEHHLVRNFRKYARSWLSPTDSVWDWLSLGQHHGLPTRLLDWTFSPYVALHFATAVQSAYDTDGVVWCVDYSSVHQHLPAKLGEVLRNEGADVFTTELLADAVPDMASFDGLAGETGPFAVFFEPPSLDDRIVNQAAVFSVLAGSWDGLDEWLGEHPGVARRVVVPAELKWEARDRLDQANVTERVLFPGLDGLALWLRRYYGPRPAR, translated from the coding sequence GTGGAGGTCGTTCCCGAGGTACGTCCCGAGACCTGGACCGAGCTGCTCGAGGTGCTCGCGGCGACCGACTGGCCGCAGGTGCACGGGCTGCGTACGCAGCTCGTCTACCGCGGCCTCACGTCGGCCGGCCGTCCGCTGCGTACGAGCCTCTCGCGGCTCGCCGCGGCGCCTGGCGACATCGAGCACCACCTCGTCCGCAACTTCCGCAAGTACGCGCGCTCGTGGCTCTCGCCGACGGACTCGGTGTGGGACTGGCTCTCGCTCGGCCAGCACCACGGGCTGCCGACGCGGCTGCTGGACTGGACGTTCTCGCCGTACGTCGCGCTCCACTTCGCCACCGCCGTACAGAGCGCGTACGACACCGACGGCGTCGTGTGGTGCGTCGACTACAGCTCCGTACACCAGCACCTGCCGGCCAAGCTCGGGGAGGTTTTGCGCAACGAGGGCGCCGACGTGTTCACGACCGAGCTGCTCGCGGACGCGGTGCCGGACATGGCGTCGTTCGACGGGCTGGCGGGGGAGACGGGGCCGTTCGCGGTGTTCTTCGAGCCGCCGTCGCTGGATGACCGGATCGTCAACCAGGCCGCGGTGTTCTCGGTGCTCGCGGGGTCGTGGGACGGCCTCGACGAGTGGCTCGGCGAGCACCCAGGCGTCGCGCGGCGCGTCGTCGTGCCGGCCGAGCTGAAGTGGGAGGCCCGCGACCGCCTCGACCAGGCGAACGTCACCGAACGCGTGCTCTTCCCCGGCCTCGACGGCCTCGCGCTCTGGCTGCGCCGCTACTACGGCCCGCGCCCCGCACGCTGA